One genomic region from Deltaproteobacteria bacterium encodes:
- a CDS encoding FAD-binding oxidoreductase has protein sequence MKDVTLSLAEVVGEKYVSSQPEEAYFYARDPGLMPAHKPDYVVLPKTVEEIQRIVRLANKEKIPIVPMGAGMSLSGLVIPLKGGIVIDMKRMNKIIEVNEKARYVIVEGGTSHGLLKAYLEKRYPRLRHSIPDSPATATIAANVMIHGQGRLSQQYGFNSDMVAGLEIVLPSGDICKIGSCSLSPEWFSKGAPLPDLSGLFLGWFGATGIISKVALKLYPKKRMRDVEIFVTDREDLVPDIIYELTHTEMVEDINIFAQPLPMIFKDNHHIVICVTGDTDEELEFKKKMIFDALDRFIKSKDGGFMSVAPAMKETFLEMPQKSASTFADVTKGGGFEYSGPIIVVERYPECARKLEELATRYALKYNVTARVIGRGHSMMFAFSFTFNRADRDMMDRTKEALHEASEYALASGGVFWKPTIDEQRMAIERMDPNTRNLIKMIKKDLDPNGIMNPGNWEVNVDEI, from the coding sequence ATTTTTATGCACGAGACCCTGGTTTGATGCCTGCCCATAAACCAGACTATGTGGTTTTGCCGAAGACCGTAGAGGAGATACAAAGGATAGTGAGGCTTGCAAACAAGGAGAAAATACCGATCGTCCCGATGGGGGCAGGTATGTCTTTAAGCGGCCTGGTCATTCCCCTGAAAGGGGGAATAGTAATCGATATGAAAAGGATGAATAAGATCATTGAGGTCAACGAAAAGGCACGATATGTCATCGTTGAAGGAGGGACCTCACATGGTTTATTGAAGGCATACTTAGAAAAAAGGTATCCTAGATTACGACACAGTATCCCTGATTCTCCTGCAACAGCAACCATAGCGGCGAATGTGATGATACACGGTCAGGGAAGACTATCACAACAGTATGGCTTCAATTCCGACATGGTTGCTGGATTAGAAATTGTCTTACCGTCGGGTGATATCTGCAAGATTGGGTCTTGCTCTCTATCTCCGGAGTGGTTTTCAAAAGGGGCACCACTTCCAGATCTATCCGGATTATTTCTGGGATGGTTTGGTGCTACCGGTATCATTAGCAAAGTGGCGCTTAAGCTCTATCCCAAAAAGCGGATGAGAGATGTAGAAATATTTGTGACAGATAGAGAAGACCTTGTCCCAGATATTATCTATGAGCTTACCCATACAGAGATGGTAGAGGATATAAACATCTTCGCCCAGCCATTACCCATGATATTCAAAGATAACCACCACATAGTCATATGTGTAACCGGTGATACAGATGAGGAACTTGAGTTTAAGAAAAAGATGATTTTCGATGCACTCGATAGGTTCATAAAGAGCAAAGATGGTGGTTTTATGTCCGTTGCGCCGGCGATGAAGGAAACATTCCTGGAGATGCCCCAGAAGAGTGCCAGCACGTTTGCTGATGTAACAAAAGGTGGTGGATTTGAATATTCCGGGCCGATCATAGTGGTTGAGCGGTATCCGGAATGCGCCCGGAAATTGGAGGAGCTGGCCACGCGGTACGCTCTTAAGTACAATGTGACTGCCAGGGTCATTGGAAGGGGGCACTCTATGATGTTTGCGTTTTCCTTTACGTTCAATCGGGCAGATCGTGATATGATGGATAGAACTAAAGAGGCATTGCATGAGGCCAGCGAATATGCCCTGGCAAGTGGCGGAGTCTTTTGGAAACCAACAATAGATGAACAGAGAATGGCCATTGAGCGGATGGATCCCAATACACGTAATCTCATAAAGATGATAAAGAAAGACTTAGATCCCAATGGAATTATGAATCCTGGGAACTGGGAGGTCAATGTGGATGAAATATGA